The Oscillospiraceae bacterium genome contains a region encoding:
- a CDS encoding ribosome biogenesis GTPase A, with product MSQEFVNRRSIQWFPGHMAKTLRLIEADLKNVDVVLQLLDARIPQSSLNPELQQLTAGKPRLYVLNKADLADDALTRAWVDYFHREGAGCVAISAKQKGSAAKVRTAIGRELEALLARRAGKGMAGARTRVMVVGIPNVGKSTFINNFAGEARAKAADRPGVTRGKQWVTVEGYDLLDMPGVLWKKFDSLETATNLAFIGSIKDDILDIEELAMGLLAQMQAVCPEKLAGRYKLSAQQLGLAPWELLQEIGRRRGMLVSGGEVNTERAAVMVVDEFRASKWGRITLEAPPQKGKPDEQPIV from the coding sequence ATGAGCCAGGAATTTGTGAACCGCCGCAGCATCCAGTGGTTTCCGGGCCACATGGCAAAGACCCTGCGCCTGATCGAGGCGGACCTGAAAAACGTGGATGTGGTTTTGCAGCTTCTGGACGCCCGCATTCCCCAAAGCAGCCTGAACCCCGAGCTTCAGCAGCTCACCGCGGGCAAGCCCCGGCTGTATGTGCTGAATAAGGCCGACCTGGCCGACGACGCGCTCACCCGCGCCTGGGTGGACTATTTTCACCGGGAGGGCGCGGGCTGTGTGGCGATCAGCGCAAAACAAAAGGGCAGCGCCGCAAAGGTGCGCACGGCCATTGGGCGGGAACTGGAGGCCCTGCTTGCCCGCCGGGCGGGCAAGGGCATGGCCGGCGCCCGCACCCGGGTCATGGTGGTGGGCATTCCCAATGTGGGCAAATCCACCTTTATCAACAATTTCGCGGGCGAAGCCCGCGCCAAGGCCGCGGACCGGCCCGGCGTGACCCGGGGCAAACAATGGGTGACGGTGGAAGGCTACGACCTTTTGGATATGCCGGGCGTTTTATGGAAAAAGTTCGACAGTTTGGAAACCGCCACAAACCTTGCCTTTATCGGCTCCATCAAAGACGATATTCTGGATATCGAAGAGCTGGCCATGGGCCTTTTGGCGCAGATGCAGGCCGTCTGCCCGGAAAAGCTGGCCGGGCGCTACAAGCTCAGCGCCCAGCAGCTGGGGCTCGCCCCCTGGGAGCTGCTGCAGGAGATCGGCCGCAGGCGCGGCATGCTGGTCAGCGGCGGCGAGGTGAACACCGAGCGGGCCGCCGTGATGGTGGTGGATGAATTCAGGGCCAGCAAGTGGGGGCGCATTACCCTGGAAGCGCCCCCGCAGAAAGGAAAGCCGGATGAACAGCCCATTGTATGA
- a CDS encoding threonine synthase codes for MQFCSTRDAGRFAGARQAITQGLSEDGGLFVPAQVPAADLEALLAKREYPALAAEVLGAFLTDYDPAFLRRAAAEVYGPRFGARPAPLARAADGMYALELWHGPTCAFKDYALQLMPRLLVEAKRSLGREETTFILVATSGDTGKAALEGYRDVPGVRIAVFYPSHGTSEIQRLQMTTQPGENVAVYAVQGNFDDAQTGVKQVFGSRAVQDELAQRGVQLSSANSINWGRLVPQIVYYFAAYQQLLEQGAVTLGDKVDFCVPTGNFGDILAGWYAKRMGLPVGMLVCASNQNNVLTDFFATGVYDARRAFFRTTSPSMDILVSSNLERLLYHAAGDAAKVRGWMESLASTGRYEVEPAVMERIRAEFAAGCADNAQAAAELRTQFERAGYLCDPHTAVAFKAAREYRARSGGAAPMVVLSTASPFKFPGDVLAALGQPAPQGEFEAMAALARHTGQPAPAALAGLRTLPERFRQTIRPEEIADVALGRK; via the coding sequence ATGCAGTTTTGCAGCACAAGGGATGCGGGGCGCTTTGCCGGCGCTCGGCAGGCGATCACACAGGGCCTTTCAGAGGACGGCGGGCTGTTTGTGCCCGCACAGGTTCCGGCGGCGGACCTGGAAGCGCTGCTTGCCAAGCGGGAGTATCCCGCCCTGGCCGCGGAAGTGCTGGGCGCTTTTTTGACCGATTATGACCCGGCGTTCCTGCGGCGGGCCGCCGCAGAGGTCTATGGCCCGCGCTTCGGCGCAAGGCCCGCCCCGCTGGCGCGGGCCGCCGATGGCATGTATGCGCTGGAGCTGTGGCACGGCCCTACCTGCGCCTTTAAGGATTACGCGCTTCAGCTCATGCCGCGCCTGCTGGTGGAGGCAAAGCGCAGCCTGGGCAGGGAAGAGACCACCTTTATTTTGGTGGCCACCTCCGGCGACACAGGCAAGGCCGCCCTGGAAGGCTACCGGGACGTGCCCGGCGTGCGCATTGCGGTGTTTTACCCCAGCCACGGCACCAGTGAGATACAGCGCCTGCAAATGACCACCCAGCCCGGCGAAAACGTGGCGGTTTACGCGGTGCAGGGCAATTTCGACGACGCACAAACCGGCGTGAAACAGGTGTTTGGAAGCCGGGCGGTGCAGGACGAACTGGCGCAGCGGGGCGTGCAGCTGTCCAGTGCAAACTCCATCAACTGGGGGCGGCTGGTGCCGCAGATCGTCTATTACTTCGCCGCTTACCAGCAGCTGCTGGAGCAGGGGGCCGTAACCCTGGGGGACAAGGTCGATTTCTGTGTGCCCACCGGCAATTTTGGCGATATCCTGGCCGGCTGGTATGCAAAGCGCATGGGCCTGCCCGTGGGGATGCTGGTGTGCGCCTCCAACCAAAACAATGTGCTCACCGATTTTTTTGCCACCGGCGTATACGACGCCCGGCGCGCGTTTTTCCGCACCACCTCGCCCTCCATGGATATTCTTGTTTCCTCGAACCTGGAACGGCTTTTGTACCATGCGGCCGGGGATGCAGCGAAGGTGCGCGGCTGGATGGAAAGCCTGGCGAGCACCGGCCGGTACGAGGTGGAGCCCGCCGTGATGGAGCGCATCCGCGCAGAGTTTGCCGCCGGCTGCGCCGACAACGCGCAGGCCGCGGCAGAGCTTCGCACCCAGTTCGAAAGGGCGGGTTACCTGTGCGATCCCCACACCGCAGTGGCTTTTAAGGCTGCCCGCGAATACCGCGCCCGCAGCGGCGGCGCGGCGCCCATGGTGGTGCTCTCCACCGCCAGCCCCTTCAAGTTCCCGGGGGATGTGCTGGCGGCGCTGGGCCAGCCCGCGCCGCAGGGCGAATTTGAGGCCATGGCGGCTCTGGCAAGGCACACAGGCCAGCCTGCGCCGGCTGCTCTGGCAGGCCTGCGCACCCTGCCAGAGCGTTTTCGGCAGACCATCCGGCCCGAAGAAATCGCCGACGTGGCCCTTGGCAGAAAGTAA
- the yraN gene encoding UPF0102 protein, with protein sequence MDRQERGRRGEAAAAKYYLDRGCRLLAHGYRTRQGELDLILEDRGVIVVAEVKTRGQRALFSGAEAVDAAKQRRILLAAKRYLQQNGLTERQVRFDVVEVGCVPGGYRVHCIKNAFEAGL encoded by the coding sequence ATGGACCGGCAGGAGCGCGGCCGGCGGGGCGAGGCGGCTGCGGCAAAGTATTACCTGGACCGGGGCTGCCGGCTGCTGGCCCATGGATACCGCACCCGCCAGGGCGAGCTGGATCTGATCCTGGAGGACCGGGGCGTCATTGTTGTTGCCGAGGTGAAGACCCGGGGCCAGCGCGCCCTGTTTTCCGGGGCGGAGGCGGTGGATGCGGCAAAGCAGCGCCGCATTTTGCTGGCCGCGAAGCGCTATTTGCAGCAAAACGGCCTCACCGAACGCCAGGTAAGGTTCGATGTGGTGGAAGTGGGCTGTGTGCCGGGCGGGTACCGGGTCCATTGTATCAAAAACGCATTTGAGGCCGGGCTGTAG
- the rplS gene encoding 50S ribosomal protein L19, producing MDAMKIITEGMIKENKPKFEVGDTVRVSVRIKEGERERIQAFEGTVIAKKHGGVAETFTVRRTSYGVGVERVFPINSPFVEKVEVVRRGKVRRAKLFYLRSRTGKAAKVKELI from the coding sequence ATGGACGCAATGAAGATCATCACCGAGGGCATGATCAAAGAGAACAAGCCCAAATTTGAAGTGGGCGACACCGTTCGCGTGTCGGTCCGCATCAAGGAAGGCGAGCGCGAGCGCATCCAGGCCTTCGAGGGCACCGTGATCGCCAAAAAGCATGGCGGCGTGGCCGAAACCTTTACCGTTCGCCGCACTTCTTACGGCGTGGGCGTGGAACGCGTGTTCCCCATCAACTCGCCCTTCGTGGAAAAAGTGGAGGTCGTTCGCCGCGGTAAGGTCCGCCGTGCGAAGCTTTTCTATCTGCGGAGCCGCACCGGCAAGGCTGCCAAGGTCAAGGAACTCATCTGA
- the rnhB gene encoding ribonuclease HII, translated as MNSPLYEFDDGVRAAHGVFCGVDEAGRGPLCGPVCCAAVILNPADPIDGVNDSKKLSEKKREALFEQIKARALACSIVFVGPEEIDQKNILWATMDGMRQAVEGLCPAPGFVLVDGNRVPPGLAIAAAAQVKGDACSASIAAASVLAKVSRDRYMRQLDAQYPQYQLAKHKGYPTKLHYELLAQYGLQPFYRRSFLKKQGY; from the coding sequence ATGAACAGCCCATTGTATGAGTTTGACGACGGGGTGCGCGCTGCCCACGGGGTGTTCTGCGGCGTGGACGAGGCGGGCCGCGGCCCGCTTTGCGGCCCGGTGTGCTGCGCGGCGGTCATTTTGAATCCGGCCGACCCGATCGATGGCGTGAACGATTCCAAAAAGCTCAGCGAAAAAAAGCGCGAGGCGCTGTTTGAACAGATCAAAGCCCGCGCGCTGGCCTGCAGCATCGTGTTTGTGGGGCCGGAGGAGATTGACCAAAAGAACATTCTCTGGGCCACCATGGACGGCATGCGCCAGGCGGTGGAAGGGCTTTGCCCGGCGCCCGGGTTCGTTTTGGTGGACGGCAACCGCGTGCCCCCGGGCCTTGCCATCGCCGCCGCGGCCCAGGTAAAAGGCGACGCGTGCAGCGCCAGCATTGCCGCCGCATCGGTTCTGGCCAAGGTCAGCAGGGACCGTTATATGCGGCAGCTGGACGCCCAGTACCCGCAATATCAGCTGGCAAAGCACAAGGGCTACCCCACAAAGCTGCACTACGAGCTTTTGGCGCAGTACGGGCTTCAGCCCTTTTACCGCCGCTCTTTTTTGAAAAAGCAGGGGTATTGA
- a CDS encoding signal peptidase I, producing the protein MEEKRFQRNLDLLDWYDALVFALAVLVLVFTFAARIVVVSGHSMEHTLQNGDRLLIQSTFYTPQRGDVVVLDGYINYGKPLVKRVIAKGGDLVDLNTDEGLVYVNGQALDEPYTAELTRVAGNMPFPLTVPEGSLFLMGDNRQHSTDSRFASVGFIDERDILGKVLLRVFPLNKIGSIQ; encoded by the coding sequence ATGGAAGAAAAGCGTTTTCAGCGCAACCTGGATCTTTTGGATTGGTACGACGCCCTGGTGTTCGCGCTGGCTGTTCTGGTGCTGGTGTTCACCTTTGCGGCGCGCATTGTGGTGGTAAGCGGCCACTCGATGGAACACACCCTGCAAAACGGCGACCGGCTGCTGATTCAAAGCACCTTTTACACCCCGCAGCGGGGCGACGTGGTGGTGCTGGACGGCTATATCAACTATGGAAAGCCCCTGGTAAAGCGGGTCATCGCAAAGGGCGGCGACCTGGTGGACCTGAACACCGACGAAGGCCTGGTCTATGTGAACGGCCAGGCCCTGGACGAGCCGTATACCGCCGAGCTCACCCGGGTGGCGGGCAACATGCCCTTTCCGCTCACCGTGCCGGAGGGTTCGCTTTTCCTCATGGGCGATAACCGCCAGCACTCCACCGACAGCCGTTTTGCCAGCGTGGGCTTTATCGACGAGCGCGATATTTTGGGAAAGGTGCTTCTGCGCGTTTTCCCATTGAACAAGATAGGGAGCATCCAATGA
- a CDS encoding radical SAM protein codes for MTTVRIWFTKTGEASYISLLDLQRVMQRALKRSGLPVWYTLGFNPHIYMTFACPLPLGQESLVESVDVKTETEAPDLEAWRQALAPAMPLGLEVVRVALPAHKAGGIAFARYEVRLPAQSAGALEQYNALDSAVVLKKSKRGQKPVELKAYAKTLDFAVEGENAVFEMTLPAGEGLNLNPALWLGFLQERFGVDSTRANVLRTGLLLEDMQDFS; via the coding sequence TTGACTACAGTCAGGATCTGGTTCACTAAAACCGGCGAGGCCAGCTATATCTCGCTGCTGGACCTGCAGCGGGTCATGCAGCGGGCCCTGAAGCGCAGCGGCCTGCCGGTATGGTACACCTTGGGGTTCAACCCGCACATTTACATGACCTTTGCCTGCCCGCTGCCCCTGGGGCAGGAGAGCCTGGTGGAAAGCGTGGATGTGAAGACCGAAACCGAGGCCCCCGACCTTGAAGCTTGGCGGCAGGCCCTGGCGCCGGCCATGCCCCTGGGGCTTGAGGTGGTCCGGGTGGCGCTGCCCGCGCACAAAGCCGGCGGGATCGCCTTTGCGCGCTATGAGGTGCGCCTGCCGGCCCAAAGCGCCGGGGCGCTGGAACAATACAACGCGCTGGATAGCGCTGTGGTGCTGAAAAAATCCAAGAGGGGGCAAAAGCCGGTCGAGCTGAAAGCGTATGCCAAAACGCTGGATTTTGCTGTGGAAGGCGAGAACGCGGTGTTTGAAATGACCCTGCCCGCGGGCGAGGGGCTGAACCTGAACCCCGCCCTGTGGCTGGGCTTTTTGCAGGAGCGGTTCGGGGTGGACAGCACCCGGGCGAACGTGCTCAGAACCGGGCTGCTTTTGGAAGATATGCAGGATTTCAGCTAA